In Pelagibaculum spongiae, the following proteins share a genomic window:
- a CDS encoding type I restriction endonuclease subunit R, with translation MKFTEQQLEKAIIQLLGEQGYPHVAGSQITRAPEEVLIKDDLRAFLAKQYKAEGITQGEIDSVIRQLATLPASDVYDSNKQFCEWLSDGFLLKREDHNLKDLYIQLLDYPAVSVPAMFDDVLAQVAEPIKPYAATKKTTTDHNIYKIVNQLEIEGKDELRIPDGILYINGLPLVVFEFKSAIREDAATIHDAYEQLTTRYRRDIPQLFVFNALCIISDGVNNKMGSFFAPYEFFYAWRKVTGDESVEKDGINSLHTLLQGLFDQQRLRQVIRDFIYFPDKSNKEEKIVCRYPQFYAVNKLYKSIQLNKKPEGDGKGGTYFGATGCGKSFTMQFLARRLMKSVDFASPTIVLITDRNDLDDQLSKQFTNAKTYIGDATIVTVDSRQHLRDLLKDRKSGGVFLTTIHKFSEDIELLSQRSNIICISDEAHRSQINLDQKITVIDTESKKAVRKTFGFAYYLHQSLPNATYVGFTGTPIDATLDVFGQVADSYTMSESVKDEITVRIVYEGRAAKVVLDNSKLEEIEAYYQQCLESGASEYQVEESKSSSASMGNILGDPERIQALAKDFVAHYEKRIEEGSTIKGKAIFVSSSRQVAWLFYQQLRELRPQWFEVLQCEAGVTLSDKEKEKIKPMERVKMVMTRNKDDQKELYDLLKTKEYRKELDKQFKNEKSNFKIAIVVDMWLTGFDVPCLDSIYIDKPVQKHSLIQTISRVNRKYAGKDKGLVIDYIGIKSQMNKALAQFSKADESNFEDIQQSVVEVKNHLDLLRQVFHTFDTAPYFSGNPVAQLNCLNSASEFVLQTEKLEKRFMALMKRLKAAYDICCGSEQFSTHEKDLVHFYLAIRSIVFKLTRGEAPDTAQMNAKVRDMIAEAIKSDGVEEIFKLGEDGATAIDIFDDDYMEKIDKIKLPNTKIQLLQKLLKKALEEFKKTNKSKGVDFTKKFQSLVDKYNERKEEDAFTVEVHDEAISEMFGLMGELKTEMNSFEDLGISLEEKAFYDILKKIADKYQFDYQEDRLLILAAKVKQVVDDKAAFPDWNNRADIQAELRVALIMLLSKNGYPPVTYAEVYKEVFDQAEHFKAHRAV, from the coding sequence ATGAAATTCACAGAACAACAGCTTGAGAAAGCGATCATCCAGCTACTGGGCGAGCAAGGTTATCCGCATGTTGCTGGTTCACAAATAACCCGTGCACCGGAAGAGGTGCTAATCAAGGATGACCTGCGAGCGTTTCTGGCCAAACAATACAAAGCCGAGGGCATTACCCAAGGCGAGATAGATTCGGTTATTCGCCAGTTAGCAACGCTGCCTGCCAGTGATGTGTACGACAGCAATAAACAATTCTGTGAATGGTTGTCCGATGGATTCTTGCTCAAACGAGAAGACCACAATTTAAAAGATTTATATATTCAGCTGTTGGATTACCCTGCTGTTTCAGTACCGGCCATGTTCGATGATGTGCTCGCCCAAGTTGCTGAGCCAATAAAACCCTACGCTGCTACAAAAAAAACAACGACTGATCATAATATTTACAAAATAGTCAATCAGCTGGAAATTGAAGGTAAAGATGAGTTAAGAATTCCCGATGGGATTTTATATATTAACGGCTTACCTTTGGTGGTGTTTGAATTTAAAAGCGCTATTCGTGAAGACGCAGCCACCATTCATGATGCCTATGAACAACTAACCACTCGCTACCGCAGGGATATTCCGCAGCTGTTTGTTTTTAATGCTTTATGCATTATTAGCGATGGCGTGAATAACAAAATGGGCAGTTTCTTTGCACCCTATGAATTTTTCTATGCTTGGCGCAAGGTGACCGGTGATGAATCGGTAGAAAAAGATGGTATTAATTCGCTTCACACATTATTACAAGGTTTGTTCGACCAGCAACGGTTACGCCAGGTTATTCGAGATTTTATCTATTTCCCAGATAAGTCCAATAAAGAGGAGAAAATTGTTTGTCGCTACCCTCAGTTTTATGCCGTTAATAAACTGTATAAAAGTATTCAGCTAAATAAAAAACCTGAAGGTGATGGCAAGGGCGGCACTTACTTTGGCGCTACAGGCTGCGGTAAAAGTTTTACCATGCAGTTTTTAGCCCGTCGGCTGATGAAGAGCGTTGATTTTGCAAGCCCAACCATTGTGTTGATTACCGACCGCAATGATCTGGATGATCAGTTATCTAAGCAGTTTACCAACGCCAAAACCTATATTGGCGACGCGACGATTGTTACCGTAGATAGCCGCCAACATTTGCGTGATTTATTAAAAGACCGGAAAAGTGGTGGTGTATTTTTAACCACCATTCATAAATTCTCTGAAGATATCGAACTGCTCAGCCAACGCAGTAATATTATTTGTATTTCTGATGAAGCCCACCGCAGCCAAATCAACCTCGATCAAAAAATAACGGTGATCGACACCGAGTCAAAAAAGGCGGTTCGCAAAACCTTTGGCTTTGCTTATTACCTGCATCAGTCACTTCCCAATGCGACCTACGTTGGTTTTACTGGCACACCGATTGACGCCACGTTAGATGTGTTCGGCCAAGTGGCTGACAGCTACACCATGAGCGAGTCAGTAAAAGACGAAATTACCGTGCGGATTGTTTATGAAGGCCGGGCGGCAAAAGTGGTGCTGGATAATAGCAAGCTGGAAGAAATTGAAGCCTACTACCAACAATGCCTGGAGTCAGGCGCTAGCGAATATCAGGTAGAAGAAAGTAAAAGCAGCAGCGCGAGCATGGGCAATATTTTAGGCGACCCAGAACGCATTCAAGCGCTTGCCAAAGACTTTGTTGCCCATTATGAAAAACGTATTGAAGAAGGCTCAACCATAAAGGGCAAGGCAATATTTGTCTCTAGCAGCCGACAAGTAGCTTGGTTGTTTTATCAGCAGTTACGTGAGCTGCGGCCACAATGGTTCGAAGTATTGCAATGTGAAGCAGGTGTGACACTTTCTGATAAAGAAAAGGAAAAAATCAAACCAATGGAACGGGTTAAAATGGTTATGACCCGTAACAAGGATGACCAAAAAGAACTGTATGATTTACTGAAAACTAAAGAATATCGTAAAGAACTCGATAAACAGTTTAAAAATGAGAAGTCCAATTTTAAAATCGCCATTGTGGTTGATATGTGGCTCACCGGTTTTGATGTGCCTTGTCTGGATAGCATTTATATTGATAAACCGGTGCAAAAGCACAGTTTGATTCAAACGATTTCTCGGGTTAATCGTAAATATGCTGGCAAAGACAAAGGCTTGGTCATTGATTATATTGGCATTAAAAGTCAGATGAATAAGGCATTGGCACAGTTTTCTAAAGCCGATGAAAGCAATTTTGAAGATATTCAGCAGTCAGTGGTTGAAGTAAAAAATCACTTGGATTTATTGCGGCAGGTTTTTCACACATTCGATACGGCTCCCTATTTCAGTGGTAACCCAGTCGCCCAGCTCAACTGCCTGAACAGCGCCTCAGAATTTGTGCTACAAACTGAAAAACTCGAAAAGCGCTTTATGGCGTTGATGAAACGCTTAAAAGCGGCCTATGACATTTGCTGTGGTAGCGAACAATTCTCCACCCACGAGAAAGACCTGGTACATTTTTACCTAGCGATTCGCTCAATTGTGTTTAAGCTAACCCGCGGAGAAGCACCAGATACCGCACAAATGAACGCCAAGGTTCGCGACATGATTGCCGAAGCAATTAAAAGTGATGGTGTCGAAGAGATTTTCAAATTGGGTGAAGATGGTGCAACAGCGATTGATATTTTCGATGATGATTACATGGAAAAAATCGATAAAATTAAACTGCCCAATACTAAAATTCAGCTACTACAAAAACTGTTAAAAAAAGCTTTGGAAGAATTCAAGAAAACCAACAAGAGCAAAGGGGTGGATTTTACCAAAAAATTCCAGTCGTTGGTCGACAAATATAACGAGCGTAAAGAAGAAGATGCCTTTACCGTTGAAGTACACGACGAAGCTATTTCAGAAATGTTCGGCCTGATGGGTGAATTAAAAACCGAAATGAATTCCTTTGAAGATTTGGGGATTTCTCTGGAAGAAAAAGCTTTTTATGATATTTTGAAAAAAATTGCTGACAAATACCAGTTTGACTATCAAGAAGATCGACTACTCATACTGGCAGCAAAAGTAAAACAAGTCGTCGATGATAAAGCCGCTTTTCCTGACTGGAATAATCGAGCCGATATTCAAGCTGAGCTGCGCGTCGCTTTAATTATGCTGTTATCAAAAAACGGCTATCCACCGGTGACTTACGCTGAGGTTTACAAGGAAGTGTTTGACCAGGCCGAGCATTTTAAGGCGCATCGAGCGGTATGA
- the tsaD gene encoding tRNA (adenosine(37)-N6)-threonylcarbamoyltransferase complex transferase subunit TsaD, giving the protein MKVLGIETSCDETGVAIYDDQQGLIAQVLYSQIKLHAEYGGVVPELASRDHVRKLIPLVEEVLQQAGLKGSDLDGVAYTAGPGLMGALFVGAATGRSLAWSWDIPAVPVHHMEGHLLAPMLDEPKPEFPFVALLVSGGHTQLIEVKNIGEYTILGESVDDAAGEAFDKTAKLIGLPYPGGPELAKLAESGDVTRYKFPRPMCDRPGLDFSFSGLKTFARNTFIKECAELEKGSPELAQTRADIACAFQHAVVDTLAIKCKRALKQTGLNRLVVAGGVSANSELRRKLAEQAEKLGGEVFYPRPAYCTDNGAMIAYAGMQRLKAGQIADTQVICKPRWPLDELPSVR; this is encoded by the coding sequence ATGAAAGTACTGGGTATTGAAACTTCTTGTGATGAAACCGGTGTTGCGATCTATGACGATCAGCAAGGCCTGATTGCCCAGGTGCTGTATAGCCAGATCAAACTCCATGCAGAATATGGCGGTGTGGTGCCAGAACTGGCCAGTCGTGACCATGTGCGAAAACTGATTCCTTTAGTAGAAGAAGTCTTACAGCAAGCGGGTTTAAAGGGTTCTGACCTCGACGGCGTTGCCTACACCGCAGGCCCAGGATTAATGGGTGCGTTGTTTGTTGGCGCTGCTACCGGCAGATCATTAGCTTGGAGTTGGGATATTCCAGCCGTTCCGGTGCACCACATGGAAGGCCACTTGTTAGCGCCCATGCTCGATGAACCTAAACCAGAGTTTCCGTTCGTCGCATTGTTGGTTTCAGGTGGTCATACCCAGCTAATCGAAGTGAAAAATATCGGCGAATACACCATTTTGGGGGAATCAGTCGACGACGCTGCCGGTGAAGCCTTCGATAAAACAGCCAAATTGATTGGTTTGCCATACCCCGGCGGCCCAGAATTGGCCAAACTTGCCGAAAGCGGCGATGTGACGCGCTATAAATTCCCTCGCCCCATGTGTGACCGCCCCGGTTTGGATTTCAGTTTCTCTGGTTTGAAGACCTTTGCTCGCAACACTTTTATTAAAGAGTGTGCCGAGTTGGAAAAAGGCTCGCCTGAGCTGGCACAAACCCGTGCTGATATCGCCTGTGCCTTTCAACATGCGGTGGTCGATACCCTGGCGATTAAATGCAAACGAGCATTAAAACAAACCGGACTTAATCGGTTAGTGGTTGCCGGTGGCGTGAGTGCCAATAGCGAATTACGCCGAAAGCTTGCCGAGCAGGCAGAGAAGTTGGGCGGCGAAGTGTTTTACCCGCGCCCGGCTTATTGCACCGACAACGGCGCCATGATCGCCTATGCCGGCATGCAACGATTAAAAGCCGGGCAAATTGCCGATACCCAAGTGATTTGTAAACCGCGCTGGCCGTTGGATGAGTTGCCGTCGGTGAGATAA
- the dnaG gene encoding DNA primase, whose translation MAGRIPQSFIDDLLARTDLVELIRSRVRLKKAGKNYSGLCPFHDEKSPSFSVIQDKQFYYCFGCGASGNAVSFLMDYERLEFVDAIEDLAHQSGLEVPREEGSQQHDQGHQPLYNALELSKRFYQAQLSRHDEGKRGIEYLKQRGLSGEIARDFALGYSLEGWDNLIKAIKPHSSIQQMEQAGLVINKEGTDRFYDRFRGRIMFPIRNHRGRVIAFGGRILGDGKPKYLNSPETPVFQKGNELYGLYEAKKANRSLEELLIVEGYMDVVALFQLGIPRAVATLGTACTRDHAKKLFRAVNRLVFCFDGDDAGRNAAWRALENILPELHDGRQAHFMFLDQGEDPDTLVRKIGKEAFEQEIKQSRSLVDYLFEALSQQTDINSMDGRARLSELAKPLIAKVPGQVLKQLMLEKLSQMVGITTEKLERAIQQKPADLGYGKRGGSQYDQYGSSKSAIPTRSQNADYPDHYFEVPPATDDYPGQAFDPSVPAASVKIPRGAIRSALQSLLQKPELALQLTDTKFLELLLQHPGCQLLDELIQQFHNQPAISLPSLIEQWRGRSEAPLLMQLSARSPLLPENDPSVEFRDAIQQLHQQALDAQTEQLLQLSRSRPLQDNERILLKQLLENRASRG comes from the coding sequence GTGGCAGGCCGAATTCCACAAAGCTTTATTGACGACTTGTTAGCAAGAACCGACCTGGTTGAGCTGATTCGTTCGCGTGTCCGGTTAAAAAAAGCCGGCAAAAACTATTCAGGCCTATGCCCTTTCCACGACGAAAAATCTCCTTCTTTCTCGGTGATCCAAGACAAGCAGTTTTACTATTGCTTTGGCTGCGGCGCTTCTGGCAACGCAGTGAGCTTCTTAATGGACTACGAGCGACTGGAGTTTGTTGATGCGATTGAAGATCTAGCGCATCAAAGCGGCCTTGAAGTCCCTCGTGAAGAAGGCAGCCAGCAACATGATCAAGGGCACCAGCCGTTATATAACGCATTGGAGCTCAGTAAGCGTTTTTACCAAGCGCAGCTGTCTCGCCATGACGAAGGTAAGCGTGGCATTGAATATTTAAAGCAGCGCGGTCTGAGTGGCGAAATTGCCCGGGATTTTGCACTGGGCTATTCATTGGAAGGCTGGGACAATCTGATTAAGGCGATCAAACCCCACAGTTCGATCCAACAGATGGAGCAGGCCGGGCTGGTGATTAACAAAGAAGGCACCGACCGTTTCTATGATCGATTCCGTGGCCGGATTATGTTTCCCATTCGTAATCACCGCGGACGAGTGATCGCTTTTGGTGGTCGCATTCTCGGCGATGGCAAACCGAAATACCTCAACTCACCCGAGACACCTGTATTTCAAAAAGGCAACGAGCTTTACGGGCTTTACGAAGCTAAAAAAGCCAATCGAAGCCTAGAAGAACTGCTGATTGTTGAAGGTTATATGGACGTGGTCGCCCTGTTTCAACTGGGCATTCCTCGCGCCGTAGCGACCTTGGGCACTGCCTGCACTCGTGATCATGCTAAAAAGCTATTCCGTGCAGTTAATCGGTTGGTATTTTGCTTTGATGGTGACGATGCCGGTCGAAATGCCGCATGGCGAGCACTGGAAAATATTCTGCCTGAGTTACACGATGGCCGACAGGCACACTTTATGTTCCTCGATCAGGGTGAAGACCCAGATACCTTGGTGCGTAAAATTGGCAAGGAAGCGTTTGAGCAGGAAATTAAACAATCCCGCTCACTGGTTGATTACTTGTTTGAAGCGCTATCGCAGCAAACCGATATCAACAGCATGGATGGCCGAGCACGCTTAAGTGAACTGGCCAAACCGTTAATTGCCAAAGTGCCTGGACAGGTGCTCAAGCAATTGATGCTGGAAAAATTATCACAAATGGTGGGCATCACCACTGAAAAACTAGAACGTGCGATTCAGCAAAAACCAGCCGATTTAGGATATGGCAAACGCGGCGGCAGTCAATACGACCAATACGGTTCATCGAAGTCAGCTATACCAACCCGTTCACAAAACGCGGACTATCCAGACCACTATTTCGAGGTACCTCCAGCAACGGATGATTATCCCGGGCAAGCCTTTGATCCAAGCGTTCCAGCTGCCTCGGTAAAGATTCCGCGCGGTGCAATTCGTAGCGCATTGCAAAGTTTGCTTCAAAAACCGGAGCTTGCATTACAGCTGACAGATACTAAGTTTCTGGAGTTACTACTGCAGCATCCTGGTTGTCAATTGCTCGATGAACTGATCCAGCAATTCCACAACCAACCCGCTATTAGCCTGCCTAGCCTGATCGAACAATGGCGCGGCAGATCTGAAGCACCCTTATTGATGCAGCTAAGCGCGCGCAGTCCATTGCTACCTGAGAATGACCCCTCGGTCGAATTCCGAGATGCCATTCAGCAATTACATCAGCAGGCATTGGACGCCCAAACTGAGCAATTATTGCAACTCTCTCGTAGTCGCCCTTTACAAGACAATGAGCGGATTTTGCTTAAGCAGCTTTTGGAAAATCGTGCTAGCAGGGGTTGA
- a CDS encoding GatB/YqeY domain-containing protein: MSSLKLRLKEDQKAAMRAKAKSLLAVIRQINAAIKQIEIDQRIELDDVGVVTVLNKMVKQRRDSITQYEAAERQELADQEKLELDVIATYLPQPLSPAEIEAVIEEVVTKTGANSMQDMGKVMGQIKAKVEGRADMGDVSKLIKARLSN, from the coding sequence ATGAGCAGTTTGAAACTTCGTTTGAAGGAAGACCAAAAGGCCGCTATGCGTGCCAAAGCAAAAAGTCTTCTAGCAGTGATCCGTCAAATCAACGCTGCGATAAAGCAGATTGAAATCGATCAGCGCATTGAGCTGGACGATGTTGGCGTGGTTACCGTACTGAATAAAATGGTTAAGCAACGTCGCGATTCCATTACTCAGTACGAAGCTGCAGAACGTCAGGAATTAGCTGATCAGGAAAAGCTGGAGTTGGATGTGATCGCTACATACCTACCTCAGCCACTGAGCCCTGCCGAGATTGAAGCCGTTATAGAGGAGGTGGTCACCAAAACTGGCGCCAACTCGATGCAAGATATGGGCAAGGTCATGGGCCAGATAAAAGCTAAAGTTGAAGGTCGCGCAGATATGGGTGACGTCAGCAAGCTGATTAAGGCCAGACTTTCCAACTGA
- the rpsU gene encoding 30S ribosomal protein S21 yields MPNVRVKDNEPFDIALRRFKRSCEKAGVLSEVRRREFYEKPTAVRKRKAAAAVKRHLKKVSRENLNRKRLY; encoded by the coding sequence ATGCCAAATGTACGCGTAAAAGATAACGAACCGTTCGACATCGCCCTGCGTCGCTTCAAGCGCTCTTGTGAGAAAGCAGGCGTTCTGTCTGAAGTACGTCGTCGTGAATTTTACGAGAAGCCAACTGCAGTTCGTAAGCGTAAAGCTGCTGCAGCTGTTAAGCGTCACTTGAAGAAAGTGTCTCGCGAAAACCTGAATCGTAAGCGCCTCTACTAG
- a CDS encoding DUF4276 family protein — MISLVFLLEEPSAKVMLKLFLPRILPDDVSFFCIPHEGKQDLEKSIRNKLQNWTVPNTWFVVIRDKDQGDCAPLEQSLQALCEAGGRPETLIRIAVHELESWFLGDLAAIGQAYALPKLANKQNSKKFRNPDALANAKEEIGKLVKGYQKMAGARAIAPHLALTGNTSVSFRHLICGLEKYVIQIRPQVS, encoded by the coding sequence ATGATTTCTTTGGTATTTCTGTTGGAAGAGCCATCAGCCAAAGTCATGCTAAAGCTATTTTTACCTCGAATACTTCCTGATGATGTCAGTTTTTTCTGTATTCCCCATGAAGGCAAGCAAGACTTGGAAAAGTCGATTCGTAACAAACTCCAAAACTGGACGGTTCCTAATACTTGGTTTGTAGTGATTCGTGATAAAGACCAAGGCGATTGCGCACCACTCGAACAGTCTCTGCAAGCTTTGTGTGAAGCTGGTGGCCGACCTGAAACCTTAATTCGTATTGCAGTACATGAACTGGAAAGCTGGTTTTTGGGCGATTTAGCAGCAATTGGCCAGGCATATGCACTGCCCAAGCTAGCGAACAAGCAAAACTCGAAGAAATTCCGCAACCCTGATGCATTAGCCAATGCCAAGGAAGAAATTGGCAAGCTGGTAAAGGGTTATCAGAAAATGGCAGGGGCACGTGCCATCGCGCCGCACCTTGCTCTGACCGGCAATACATCGGTAAGTTTTCGGCATTTGATCTGTGGCTTAGAAAAGTATGTGATACAAATCAGACCACAAGTTTCTTAG
- the rpoD gene encoding RNA polymerase sigma factor RpoD — MRPFADRQQLDSNRGHMNQSDQQSQLKLLIAKGKEQGYLTYAEVNDHLPPDIVDSDQIEDIISMINDMGIKVYETAPDVDDLLMADSTGTDDAAAEEAAAALAAVESDVSRTTDPVRMYMREMGTVELLTREGEIKIARRIEEGTQQVLAALANHPKTIKLLLDTWDMVMVEEAKIEDVIAGFVDTDEDQSMRPPAQIAEEAAAKNREKAEAAQNGDDSDDDDGPTGIDPVMAAGRFAELKELYEVAVASDTANGRVHPDTQSAYRELSECFVHFRLVPKQFDRLASNIRNVLDQIRSHERQIMKICVNRGRIPRKQFVKTFPGKETDASWIEDEINSGQPYATTLEDVRDDVTRLQRKLRMLEQDSQLTVRDLKEINRGMSIGEAKARRAKKEMVEANLRLVISIAKKYTNRGLQFLDLIQEGNIGLMKAVDKFEYRRGYKFSTYATWWIRQAITRSIADQARTIRIPVHMIETINKLNRISRQMLQEMGREPTPEELGIRMEMPEDKIRKVLKIAKEPISMETPIGDDEDSHLGDFIEDTNMESPVESATNTGLRDATTDILAGLTAREAKVLRMRFGIDMNTDHTLEEVGKQFDVTRERIRQIEAKALRKLRHPSRSDQLRSFLDID, encoded by the coding sequence ATCCGCCCTTTCGCCGATCGTCAGCAGCTAGATTCAAACAGAGGCCACATGAATCAATCAGACCAGCAATCACAGCTTAAGCTCCTGATTGCCAAGGGCAAAGAACAAGGCTACCTCACATATGCTGAGGTGAACGACCATTTGCCACCAGATATCGTTGATTCTGATCAGATCGAAGACATCATCAGTATGATCAACGACATGGGCATAAAGGTTTATGAAACCGCCCCTGACGTTGACGACCTGTTGATGGCTGACTCGACTGGCACAGATGACGCTGCCGCTGAAGAAGCCGCCGCCGCACTGGCTGCCGTAGAATCAGACGTCTCCCGCACCACCGACCCAGTTCGCATGTACATGCGTGAAATGGGTACAGTGGAGCTGCTGACGCGTGAAGGCGAGATCAAAATTGCCCGTCGTATCGAAGAAGGTACCCAGCAAGTTTTGGCCGCCCTGGCAAACCATCCTAAGACCATCAAGCTTTTGCTCGATACTTGGGACATGGTTATGGTCGAAGAAGCCAAAATCGAAGACGTGATTGCCGGCTTTGTCGACACCGACGAAGATCAGTCAATGCGTCCACCAGCGCAGATTGCAGAAGAAGCCGCCGCTAAGAATCGGGAAAAAGCTGAAGCTGCACAAAATGGTGATGATTCAGACGATGATGACGGCCCAACAGGTATCGACCCTGTAATGGCTGCTGGTCGTTTTGCTGAATTAAAAGAATTGTATGAAGTTGCTGTCGCTTCAGACACCGCAAATGGTCGAGTACACCCAGATACGCAAAGCGCTTACCGCGAGCTATCTGAATGTTTCGTACATTTCCGTCTGGTGCCTAAGCAGTTCGATCGTCTGGCAAGCAACATTCGCAATGTTCTGGACCAGATTCGTAGCCATGAACGCCAGATAATGAAAATCTGCGTTAACCGCGGTCGGATTCCTCGCAAGCAGTTTGTTAAAACCTTCCCAGGCAAAGAAACTGATGCCAGCTGGATTGAAGACGAAATCAATTCTGGCCAACCATACGCGACTACCCTGGAAGACGTAAGAGACGACGTTACTCGTTTACAGCGCAAGCTGAGAATGCTCGAGCAAGATAGCCAGTTAACTGTCCGCGACTTGAAAGAAATCAACCGTGGTATGTCGATTGGTGAAGCGAAAGCACGTCGCGCCAAGAAAGAAATGGTTGAAGCTAACTTACGTCTGGTTATCTCGATCGCCAAGAAGTACACCAACCGTGGTTTGCAGTTCCTTGACTTGATCCAGGAAGGCAATATCGGCTTGATGAAAGCGGTCGACAAGTTTGAATACCGTCGTGGTTACAAGTTCTCGACTTATGCTACCTGGTGGATCCGTCAGGCGATCACTCGCTCGATTGCCGACCAGGCACGTACTATCCGTATTCCGGTACACATGATCGAGACCATCAACAAGCTGAACCGTATCTCGCGGCAAATGCTGCAAGAAATGGGGCGCGAGCCGACTCCAGAAGAGTTGGGCATACGAATGGAAATGCCTGAGGACAAGATCCGCAAGGTATTGAAAATCGCTAAAGAGCCTATCTCAATGGAAACGCCAATTGGTGATGATGAAGACTCCCACTTGGGTGACTTTATCGAAGACACTAATATGGAATCGCCAGTGGAATCTGCAACCAATACCGGTTTGCGTGATGCCACCACCGATATCCTGGCGGGTCTAACTGCTCGTGAAGCTAAGGTATTGCGGATGCGTTTCGGCATCGACATGAATACAGACCACACACTGGAAGAAGTCGGCAAACAGTTCGACGTAACCCGTGAACGTATTCGTCAGATCGAAGCAAAAGCACTACGTAAATTGCGTCATCCAAGTCGTTCCGACCAGCTGCGCAGCTTCCTTGATATCGACTGA
- a CDS encoding AAA family ATPase, with amino-acid sequence MKLESLSIKNYRVFQDVQLKNLPGLCVFVGANGSGKSTLFDLFGFLKDALNGNVRTALQKRGGFKEVVTRGCIDQPIEFVLQFRLEIGGVERLVSYLLEIRLQNNRPIVTREILRYKRGKHGSPYHFLDFSHGAGYAILNEEDFNQQDSELEREEQTLDSPDILAVKGLGQFQRFKAANAVRQLIENWHVSDFHISEARPSTDAGYAEHLSSRGDNTALVAQYLFEQHPDIFNQVLEKMKQRVPGVEDVKAVETDDGRIVLKFQDGSFKDPFIARYVSDGTIKMFAYLLLLNDPTPHPLLCVEEPENQLYPSLMPELAEEFRSYSDRGGQVMVSSHSPDMLNSINLDEIFWLKKVDGVTCVERAADNLLLASLVAGGELAGALWKQGLFDGVHP; translated from the coding sequence GTGAAGCTTGAGTCTCTATCAATTAAAAACTACCGGGTTTTTCAGGATGTACAGCTGAAAAACCTACCTGGACTATGCGTGTTTGTAGGTGCCAACGGCAGTGGCAAAAGCACCCTATTTGATTTGTTTGGTTTTCTTAAAGACGCACTCAATGGCAATGTAAGAACCGCCTTGCAAAAACGTGGTGGGTTTAAGGAAGTGGTCACCCGAGGCTGTATTGACCAGCCCATTGAGTTTGTTTTGCAGTTTCGGTTGGAAATTGGCGGCGTTGAACGTTTGGTAAGTTACTTGCTTGAAATTCGTTTACAAAATAACCGCCCGATCGTTACTCGTGAAATATTACGCTACAAGCGTGGCAAACATGGCTCGCCTTATCATTTTCTCGATTTCAGCCATGGTGCAGGCTACGCCATTTTGAATGAAGAAGACTTCAACCAGCAGGACTCAGAGCTAGAACGCGAAGAGCAAACATTAGACAGCCCAGATATTTTGGCAGTAAAAGGGTTGGGGCAATTTCAGCGCTTTAAAGCGGCCAATGCTGTTCGCCAGTTAATTGAAAACTGGCATGTTTCAGATTTCCATATCAGTGAAGCAAGGCCATCTACCGATGCAGGCTATGCCGAGCATTTATCTTCCCGTGGCGATAATACTGCGTTGGTTGCTCAGTATTTGTTTGAGCAACACCCGGATATTTTTAATCAAGTGCTTGAAAAAATGAAGCAGCGAGTGCCCGGCGTTGAAGATGTTAAAGCGGTAGAAACTGATGATGGCCGGATTGTTCTTAAATTTCAGGATGGCAGTTTTAAAGACCCGTTTATTGCTCGCTATGTTTCTGATGGCACCATTAAGATGTTTGCCTATTTATTGCTTTTAAATGACCCGACACCCCATCCGTTGCTATGTGTTGAAGAACCGGAAAACCAGCTTTACCCCAGCTTAATGCCAGAGTTGGCGGAAGAATTCCGCAGCTATTCTGACCGAGGCGGGCAAGTTATGGTATCCAGTCATTCTCCCGATATGCTCAACAGCATCAATCTAGATGAAATCTTCTGGTTAAAGAAAGTTGACGGTGTAACCTGCGTAGAACGTGCAGCAGACAACCTGTTGTTGGCCAGTTTGGTCGCTGGAGGTGAGTTAGCAGGCGCGCTTTGGAAGCAGGGGTTATTTGACGGAGTTCATCCGTAA